A window of the Corythoichthys intestinalis isolate RoL2023-P3 chromosome 6, ASM3026506v1, whole genome shotgun sequence genome harbors these coding sequences:
- the LOC130917520 gene encoding TPA-induced transmembrane protein homolog isoform X1 yields the protein MSVELKTFKRNGNEFVGDMDTPLNGDHHANGHHDEPEITLLSGAQKNGRNGETMSSGRVFDEESCAWRVKRELCEVVYGKIRVWMVLVIVVVLAVIIVFASLALCAALYVDPDGKFEDRSSFKAARRFNGSFCLPDLTFTDELLNTSSNRSRDLASDLQGKLSNLYRSSPALGRYFSTAEISALRNGSVIAEYQLTFVLPREQEELLSNFTLSREMVYNVLRQYLYDQRHDDTLSSLYIDPVSLKLS from the exons GACACCCCGTTAAATGGCGACCACCACGCCAACGGACATCACGACGAGCCAGAAATCACGCTTCTTTCTGGCGCTCAG aagAACGGTCGCAACGGCGAGACAATGTCTTCAGGACGTGTTTTTGATGAG GAGAGCTGCGCATGGCGGGTAAAGAGGGAATTATGCGAGGTGGTGTACGGCAAAATACGAGTGTGGATGGTGTTGGTCATCGTGGTGGTCCTCGCCGTTATCATCGTTTTCGCTTCGCTAGCGTTGTGCGCAG CACTTTACGTGGACCCGGACGGGAAGTTTGAGGACAGGTCGTCTTTCAAGGCGGCTCGCCGCTTCAACGGGAGTTTCTGTCTGCCCGACCTCACCTTCACGGACGAGTTGCTCAACACTTCTTCCAATCGGAGTCGAGACCTCGCTAGCGACTTGCAAGGAAAG CTGTCAAACCTGTACAGATCGTCTCCTGCGCTCGGACGCTACTTCTCCACAGCTGAGATTTCCGCTCTTCG GAACGGCTCGGTGATCGCTGAGTACCAGCTGACCTTCGTGCTTCCCCGGGAGCAGGAGGAGCTGCTTAGCAACTTCACGCTGAGCCGGGAGATGGTCTATAACGTGCTCAGGCAGTACCTCTACGACCAGCGACACGACGACACCCTGTCGTCTTTGTACATCGACCCAGTTTCCCTCAAGCTGTCATGA
- the LOC130917520 gene encoding TPA-induced transmembrane protein homolog isoform X2 yields the protein MSVELKTFKRNGNEFVGDMDTPLNGDHHANGHHDEPEITLLSGAQNGRNGETMSSGRVFDEESCAWRVKRELCEVVYGKIRVWMVLVIVVVLAVIIVFASLALCAALYVDPDGKFEDRSSFKAARRFNGSFCLPDLTFTDELLNTSSNRSRDLASDLQGKLSNLYRSSPALGRYFSTAEISALRNGSVIAEYQLTFVLPREQEELLSNFTLSREMVYNVLRQYLYDQRHDDTLSSLYIDPVSLKLS from the exons GACACCCCGTTAAATGGCGACCACCACGCCAACGGACATCACGACGAGCCAGAAATCACGCTTCTTTCTGGCGCTCAG AACGGTCGCAACGGCGAGACAATGTCTTCAGGACGTGTTTTTGATGAG GAGAGCTGCGCATGGCGGGTAAAGAGGGAATTATGCGAGGTGGTGTACGGCAAAATACGAGTGTGGATGGTGTTGGTCATCGTGGTGGTCCTCGCCGTTATCATCGTTTTCGCTTCGCTAGCGTTGTGCGCAG CACTTTACGTGGACCCGGACGGGAAGTTTGAGGACAGGTCGTCTTTCAAGGCGGCTCGCCGCTTCAACGGGAGTTTCTGTCTGCCCGACCTCACCTTCACGGACGAGTTGCTCAACACTTCTTCCAATCGGAGTCGAGACCTCGCTAGCGACTTGCAAGGAAAG CTGTCAAACCTGTACAGATCGTCTCCTGCGCTCGGACGCTACTTCTCCACAGCTGAGATTTCCGCTCTTCG GAACGGCTCGGTGATCGCTGAGTACCAGCTGACCTTCGTGCTTCCCCGGGAGCAGGAGGAGCTGCTTAGCAACTTCACGCTGAGCCGGGAGATGGTCTATAACGTGCTCAGGCAGTACCTCTACGACCAGCGACACGACGACACCCTGTCGTCTTTGTACATCGACCCAGTTTCCCTCAAGCTGTCATGA